One part of the Desulfonema ishimotonii genome encodes these proteins:
- the aspA gene encoding aspartate ammonia-lyase: MADSTRIEHDFLGDREIPADVYYGVQTLRAIENFRITGIPIYIEPKMIQALGYVKKAAALANMDLDVLPEDIGQAIVRACDSVIAGDLNDQFVVDVIQGGAGTSTNMNANEVIANKALEILGHEKGKYDIVHPNNHVNCSQSTNDAYPTAFRVALLLIIPELTEAMKSLAKAFRDKSAGFRDVLKMGRTQLQDAVPMSLGQEFGAFATTISEDTERLDVVQALFHEINLGATAIGTGINAPSGYAPVAVDHLRRLIGIPLKSSEDLVEATWDTGAYVQLSGVLRRVAVKLSKICNDLRLLSSGPRAGFNEINLPKMQPGSSIMPGKVNPVIPEVVNQIAFQVIGMDLTVTLAAEAGQLQLNVMEPVMAFDLFVMLEMLRRGCRVLEEKCVTGITANRERCRELVLNSIGIVTALNPIIGYEASAAIAREALETGRPVHDLALEKGLIEKEKLDEILSVENLMNPRFFRKG; encoded by the coding sequence ATGGCAGATTCTACACGCATTGAGCATGATTTTCTGGGCGACAGGGAGATTCCCGCCGACGTCTATTACGGCGTTCAGACGCTGCGGGCCATTGAGAATTTCAGGATCACCGGCATTCCCATTTACATTGAACCGAAGATGATTCAGGCGCTGGGATACGTCAAAAAGGCCGCGGCGCTGGCGAATATGGATCTCGACGTGTTGCCCGAAGATATCGGGCAGGCCATTGTCAGGGCCTGTGATTCGGTGATTGCCGGGGATCTGAATGACCAGTTTGTGGTGGATGTGATTCAGGGCGGGGCCGGGACGTCCACCAACATGAACGCCAACGAGGTTATCGCCAACAAGGCGCTGGAGATTCTCGGCCATGAAAAAGGCAAATACGATATCGTCCACCCCAACAACCATGTTAACTGCTCCCAGTCCACCAATGACGCCTATCCCACAGCCTTCAGGGTCGCGCTGCTGCTGATCATTCCGGAACTGACGGAGGCGATGAAATCCCTTGCCAAAGCGTTTCGGGATAAATCAGCGGGATTCCGGGATGTGCTGAAAATGGGCCGGACCCAGCTCCAGGATGCGGTGCCCATGTCCCTGGGCCAGGAGTTCGGAGCCTTTGCCACAACGATTTCTGAAGATACGGAGCGGCTGGATGTTGTTCAGGCGCTTTTTCATGAGATCAACCTCGGTGCCACCGCCATCGGCACGGGAATCAACGCGCCGTCAGGATATGCGCCTGTGGCTGTGGACCATTTGCGGCGGCTCATCGGAATTCCCCTGAAAAGCTCCGAAGATCTGGTGGAGGCCACCTGGGATACCGGCGCATATGTCCAGTTGTCGGGCGTGCTGCGCCGGGTTGCGGTGAAGCTGTCCAAGATCTGCAATGACCTCCGGCTGCTGTCTTCCGGGCCGAGGGCCGGATTTAACGAAATCAATCTGCCCAAGATGCAGCCAGGCTCTTCCATTATGCCCGGCAAGGTCAACCCGGTGATTCCCGAAGTGGTCAACCAGATCGCTTTTCAGGTGATCGGCATGGATCTGACCGTAACCCTGGCCGCAGAGGCAGGCCAGTTGCAGTTGAACGTCATGGAACCGGTGATGGCGTTTGATCTGTTTGTCATGCTGGAGATGCTGAGACGGGGATGCCGGGTGCTGGAGGAAAAATGCGTGACCGGCATCACGGCGAACCGGGAGCGGTGCCGGGAGCTGGTGCTGAACAGCATCGGCATTGTGACCGCCCTCAACCCGATTATCGGGTATGAAGCCTCTGCCGCCATTGCCAGAGAGGCGCTGGAGACGGGGCGTCCGGTTCATGATCTGGCGCTGGAGAAAGGGCTGATTGAGAAAGAGAAACTGGATGAGATTCTGTCTGTTGAAAACCTGATGAATCCCAGATTTTTCAGAAAAGGGTAG
- a CDS encoding response regulator, protein MSGKTILIVEDELKIAQVLRDYLEKAGYATNCLSRGDTVPAHVQKNPPGLILLDLMLPGMDGTEVCREIRKFSNVPIIIITARVEELDRIIGLELGADDYICKPFSPREVVARVKAVLRRASPDVPGKALVLGPIRLDEDLHQVLIYDNTITLTPSEHELLKIMISQPGRVFSRSELIGQIQGYDFEGYERTIDSHIKNLRKKMAEFFPNQDIIRAVYGIGYKLVVQHDPVEKTSQRV, encoded by the coding sequence ATGAGCGGAAAGACGATACTGATCGTTGAAGACGAACTCAAAATCGCGCAGGTGCTGCGGGATTATCTGGAAAAAGCGGGATATGCCACGAACTGCCTGTCGCGGGGCGATACGGTTCCGGCCCATGTTCAGAAGAATCCGCCCGGACTGATCCTGCTGGATCTCATGCTTCCGGGCATGGACGGCACGGAGGTGTGCCGGGAGATCCGAAAATTTTCAAATGTCCCCATTATCATCATTACCGCCAGGGTGGAGGAACTGGACCGGATTATCGGTCTGGAACTGGGGGCCGACGACTACATCTGCAAGCCCTTCAGCCCCAGAGAGGTGGTCGCACGGGTGAAAGCGGTGCTGCGGCGGGCGTCGCCCGATGTCCCCGGAAAAGCCCTGGTGCTGGGTCCGATCCGTCTGGATGAAGACCTGCATCAGGTTCTGATTTACGACAACACGATCACCCTGACGCCCAGCGAACACGAGCTGTTAAAAATTATGATCTCCCAGCCGGGCCGGGTCTTTTCACGCTCGGAGCTGATTGGCCAGATACAGGGGTATGATTTCGAGGGATACGAACGGACCATTGATTCCCACATCAAAAATTTAAGAAAAAAAATGGCAGAATTTTTTCCAAATCAGGACATCATCCGGGCGGTCTATGGCATCGGGTATAAACTTGTGGTGCAACATGATCCTGTTGAAAAAACATCTCAGAGAGTGTAA
- a CDS encoding sugar phosphate nucleotidyltransferase, producing MKALILAAGLGTRLRPYTDHTPKPLFPVDGRPLLDIWIHRLARAGCEAVMINTHHLGGQIAAHVAAGDWEIPVVIRHEPEILGTGGAIRNGADFWDDRPFLVINADVLSTIDLRAFYDFHCGHAHPVSLVLCDAPPFNHVCVTPGGFVSGFHRPESTGERRRAFTGIQAADPDLLDVIPPGVCYSSIDAYARMLEGGRKIRAWMPKALEWQDLGTPARYRHAVLGQMAGAAFRAAWPDLPEGEIRQTRLRGDGSDRGWFRLTMSGKTLILADHGIRTRRGGTAEADAFVAIGRHLREKGNPVPRIFRADPFSGLVFLEDRGDVHLQDAVRNAGTADAVTALYRQVIDRLVSLSLSGAEDFDPAWTCQTERYDHELILDRECRYFTEAFLQGYAGADVSFASLRDEFERLAEDALRFAVTGFMHRDMQSRNIMVRDGRVCFIDFQGGRMGPIQYDLASLLIDPYVSLPGPVRDRLLRYCIERLSARRTVDPERFTACYEGCALARNLQMLGAFGFLSRVRGKTGFEVFIPPALDHLKRLLDRRKNRFPKLRRVVSAL from the coding sequence GTGAAAGCCCTGATTCTGGCAGCCGGGCTGGGCACGCGGCTCCGGCCATATACCGACCACACGCCCAAGCCGCTGTTCCCGGTGGACGGACGTCCCCTGCTCGATATCTGGATTCACAGACTGGCCCGTGCCGGGTGTGAGGCCGTGATGATCAACACCCATCACCTCGGCGGGCAGATTGCGGCGCACGTTGCGGCCGGGGACTGGGAAATTCCGGTGGTGATCCGCCACGAGCCGGAAATCCTGGGCACGGGCGGGGCCATACGGAACGGGGCTGATTTCTGGGATGACCGGCCCTTTCTGGTCATCAACGCCGATGTCCTGAGCACTATTGATCTGCGGGCGTTCTATGATTTTCACTGCGGCCACGCCCATCCGGTTTCCCTGGTGCTGTGCGACGCACCCCCCTTTAACCACGTCTGTGTAACCCCGGGCGGCTTTGTTTCGGGGTTTCACAGGCCGGAAAGCACCGGTGAGCGCCGCCGGGCCTTTACGGGCATTCAGGCGGCAGACCCGGACCTTCTTGATGTTATCCCGCCGGGGGTCTGTTACAGCAGCATCGACGCCTATGCCCGGATGCTGGAGGGTGGCAGAAAGATCCGGGCCTGGATGCCCAAAGCCCTGGAATGGCAGGATCTGGGAACGCCTGCGCGATACCGCCACGCGGTCCTGGGGCAGATGGCCGGGGCCGCGTTCCGGGCGGCCTGGCCCGATCTGCCGGAAGGTGAAATCCGTCAGACCCGGCTCAGAGGGGATGGCTCGGACCGGGGGTGGTTCCGGCTCACCATGTCCGGCAAAACCCTGATTCTGGCAGATCACGGCATCCGCACCCGGCGCGGGGGAACGGCTGAGGCCGATGCCTTTGTCGCCATCGGGAGACATCTTCGGGAAAAGGGAAACCCGGTGCCCCGGATATTCAGGGCAGACCCGTTCTCAGGCCTGGTGTTTCTGGAGGACCGGGGGGACGTTCATCTTCAGGATGCGGTCCGGAATGCCGGGACGGCGGATGCGGTGACAGCCCTCTACCGGCAGGTGATCGACCGGCTCGTCAGCCTCTCCCTCTCCGGGGCCGAAGACTTTGATCCGGCCTGGACCTGCCAGACCGAACGATATGACCATGAGCTGATTCTTGACCGGGAGTGCCGGTATTTCACAGAGGCGTTTCTGCAGGGATATGCCGGGGCAGATGTCTCTTTTGCATCGCTCCGGGACGAATTTGAGCGGCTGGCCGAGGATGCCCTCCGGTTTGCCGTTACCGGCTTTATGCACCGGGACATGCAGTCCCGCAATATCATGGTCAGAGATGGCCGCGTCTGTTTTATCGACTTCCAGGGCGGTCGGATGGGGCCGATCCAGTATGATCTGGCCTCCCTGCTGATTGATCCCTATGTCAGCCTGCCCGGACCGGTCCGGGATCGGCTGCTCCGCTACTGCATCGAACGGCTGTCGGCACGGCGGACCGTGGACCCGGAGCGGTTTACAGCGTGTTATGAGGGGTGCGCCCTGGCCCGGAACCTGCAAATGCTGGGGGCGTTCGGGTTTTTAAGCCGGGTAAGGGGGAAGACCGGTTTTGAGGTCTTCATCCCGCCTGCACTGGATCACCTGAAACGTCTTCTTGATCGCCGGAAGAACCGGTTTCCGAAACTGCGGCGCGTGGTCTCTGCCCTGTAG
- a CDS encoding 1-acyl-sn-glycerol-3-phosphate acyltransferase, whose amino-acid sequence MSRWLDKVLQNTPHHYRCYYPKQSGVFSSWILRFLFSGIRMDKAQQEVLRGVPEDGIIVYVNRYKSYFEYLFYHTRYAQEGLPVPEIGLDYKFFWMQPLSRIFRIILSHIRHFFQYFSLQNPYKSGYIRQELTSGKSGLLSLVEEGGFYLRFVKANPDPLHHLLVMQHSLDRPVYIVPQLMFYSKKPCRVTPGLSDLFFGSQENPGKIRRLIALLRKPESVFVEISEPVSLRAFIDDPECREMSLEKQALRLRRHLLTQINRHRQSITGPVLKSQEELKENILTNDRLRGFMQNYAGTRSIPLQKVHKEADACIDEIAARYSLNKIQIFSMAVSWLIRMMFEGVSVNTEVLNRVKGMSRRGPLVLVPCHKSHIDYLVLSYIMYHNDMPCPHIAAGKNLSFWPMGPIFRGAGAFFIRRSFKGAVLYSRVFSEYVYKLMQEGFNIEFFIEGGRSRTGKLLQPKLGLLSIMLKAFRQGACEDLIFVPVFIGYDRVPEEGAYLRELEGGQKKPESLLQILKARKVLKKRYGRIYIQFHDGISMNDLLDQQGARIGEMTSKEQNRLCRNLGYMVLNAIDRVTVITPHAIVAGAILNTRKQRFSYEQLMANIEIYMNFLTSQDLKLADTLLVDPVHTFEYVIESYGQRKFIEPVSPEAEEADSERWFMVNPGKRPALEYYKNNCVMAFIPAAFTALAILDRDAFQFSGADLHGSYAFLLEFFSNEFSSDIEKEPEYFVQKNIKAFIDEAILMPHPTLPDTYNLTSAGFRKLKLFAAFLIAYFESYMIALNFFMRYPKNFVEAKDRVRKIQSMGNRMYKKKEITRPEALSRISYKNALDFFISHGIRGSEDVGKIKFYADTIRRCLDRLQS is encoded by the coding sequence GTGAGCCGATGGCTGGATAAGGTGCTTCAGAATACCCCGCATCACTACCGCTGCTATTATCCGAAACAGAGTGGCGTGTTTTCCTCATGGATACTGCGGTTTCTTTTTTCGGGCATACGGATGGACAAGGCGCAGCAGGAGGTACTCCGGGGGGTACCGGAAGATGGGATTATTGTGTATGTGAACCGGTACAAAAGCTATTTTGAATACCTTTTTTACCATACCCGTTATGCACAGGAGGGGCTTCCGGTGCCGGAGATCGGACTCGATTACAAATTTTTCTGGATGCAGCCCCTGTCACGCATTTTCAGGATTATCCTCTCCCATATCCGTCATTTCTTTCAGTACTTTTCATTACAGAATCCCTATAAAAGCGGCTATATCCGGCAGGAACTGACAAGTGGCAAATCCGGTCTGCTCTCGCTGGTGGAGGAGGGGGGGTTTTATCTCCGGTTTGTCAAGGCCAACCCGGACCCGCTGCACCACCTGCTGGTGATGCAGCATTCCCTGGACCGGCCCGTCTACATCGTTCCCCAGCTGATGTTTTACAGCAAAAAGCCCTGCCGTGTGACGCCGGGCCTCTCCGATCTCTTTTTCGGGTCACAGGAGAACCCCGGAAAGATCCGGCGGCTCATCGCCCTGCTCCGGAAGCCGGAGAGCGTTTTTGTGGAGATATCCGAGCCGGTCAGCCTCAGGGCCTTTATTGATGATCCCGAATGCCGGGAAATGAGCCTTGAAAAACAGGCCCTCCGGCTGAGGCGTCATCTCCTGACGCAGATCAACCGCCACCGCCAGAGTATTACCGGACCGGTGCTGAAATCCCAGGAGGAGCTGAAGGAGAATATCCTGACCAATGACCGGCTCCGGGGATTTATGCAGAATTACGCCGGGACGCGGAGCATTCCCCTGCAAAAGGTCCACAAAGAGGCGGATGCCTGTATTGATGAGATTGCGGCCCGGTACAGCCTCAATAAGATTCAGATTTTTTCCATGGCGGTGAGCTGGCTGATCCGGATGATGTTTGAGGGCGTGTCGGTCAACACCGAGGTGCTGAACCGGGTCAAAGGCATGTCGCGCCGGGGCCCCCTGGTGCTGGTGCCGTGTCACAAAAGCCATATCGACTATCTGGTGCTGTCGTACATCATGTACCACAACGACATGCCGTGCCCCCACATCGCTGCGGGAAAAAATCTGTCTTTCTGGCCCATGGGACCCATTTTCAGGGGGGCCGGTGCGTTTTTTATCCGCCGGAGCTTCAAAGGGGCCGTCCTCTACTCCAGGGTGTTTTCCGAGTATGTTTACAAGCTGATGCAGGAGGGGTTTAACATCGAGTTTTTCATCGAGGGGGGACGGAGCCGGACCGGAAAACTGCTTCAGCCCAAACTGGGGCTGCTATCCATCATGCTCAAGGCTTTCAGGCAGGGGGCCTGTGAAGACCTGATCTTTGTTCCGGTTTTTATCGGATATGACCGGGTGCCGGAAGAGGGGGCCTATTTGCGGGAGCTGGAAGGGGGACAGAAGAAGCCCGAAAGCCTGCTTCAGATATTAAAAGCCCGGAAGGTTCTGAAGAAACGGTACGGCAGGATTTATATTCAGTTCCATGACGGGATATCCATGAACGATCTGCTGGATCAGCAGGGGGCGCGGATTGGGGAGATGACCAGCAAAGAGCAGAACCGGCTTTGCCGCAACCTCGGCTACATGGTTCTCAATGCCATCGACCGGGTCACGGTGATCACCCCCCATGCCATTGTGGCCGGGGCGATTCTGAACACCCGTAAACAGCGTTTTTCTTATGAACAGCTCATGGCGAATATCGAGATCTACATGAATTTTCTGACATCTCAGGACCTCAAGCTGGCGGACACATTGCTGGTCGATCCCGTTCATACCTTTGAATATGTCATTGAATCCTACGGCCAGCGGAAATTTATCGAGCCGGTTTCGCCGGAAGCGGAGGAGGCGGATTCTGAGCGCTGGTTTATGGTCAACCCGGGCAAGCGGCCCGCCCTGGAGTATTACAAAAATAACTGCGTGATGGCCTTCATTCCGGCGGCCTTTACGGCCCTGGCGATTCTGGACCGGGATGCGTTCCAGTTTTCCGGGGCCGACCTTCACGGAAGCTATGCGTTTCTTCTGGAATTTTTTTCCAATGAGTTTTCCAGTGACATCGAAAAAGAGCCGGAGTATTTTGTTCAGAAAAACATCAAGGCATTTATCGACGAGGCGATCCTGATGCCCCATCCCACCCTGCCGGATACCTACAACCTGACCTCTGCCGGGTTCCGGAAGCTCAAGCTTTTCGCCGCCTTTCTGATCGCCTATTTTGAATCCTATATGATCGCCCTGAATTTCTTCATGCGGTATCCCAAAAACTTCGTGGAGGCCAAAGACCGGGTCAGGAAAATTCAGTCCATGGGGAATCGCATGTACAAGAAAAAGGAGATTACCCGGCCTGAGGCCCTCTCCCGGATCAGCTACAAGAATGCGCTGGATTTCTTTATTTCCCATGGCATCCGGGGATCGGAAGATGTCGGAAAGATCAAATTCTACGCCGATACAATCCGGCGCTGCCTGGACCGGCTTCAGTCGTGA
- a CDS encoding nitrous oxide reductase accessory protein NosL, producing MTTGKCVSCVITMMSAMALLFLFTGLSFAGEGAACPYCGMEKAKFAHSWVEIDYDNGTSGGFCSLHCAAIDMALHLDKTPKAIRVGSYKTRNLIDAEKAFWVIGGDRMGVMTTRAKWAFENKDDADAFMKDHGGVPATYENAVKATFEDMYEDIRMIQKKRKMMRMRKQKTQG from the coding sequence ATGACAACAGGAAAATGTGTTTCCTGCGTAATCACAATGATGTCTGCAATGGCCCTGCTCTTTCTGTTTACCGGCCTCTCATTTGCCGGAGAAGGGGCGGCCTGCCCCTACTGCGGTATGGAAAAGGCCAAATTTGCCCACTCATGGGTTGAAATTGACTACGATAACGGCACATCCGGCGGCTTCTGTTCCCTCCACTGTGCCGCCATTGACATGGCGCTGCACTTGGATAAAACCCCGAAAGCCATCCGGGTGGGCAGCTATAAAACCCGGAACCTGATTGATGCGGAAAAGGCCTTCTGGGTGATCGGCGGGGACAGGATGGGCGTTATGACAACCCGCGCCAAGTGGGCATTTGAAAACAAGGATGACGCAGACGCCTTTATGAAAGATCACGGCGGCGTGCCCGCGACTTACGAAAACGCTGTAAAGGCGACATTTGAAGATATGTATGAGGATATTCGGATGATTCAGAAAAAGCGGAAAATGATGCGGATGAGAAAGCAGAAAACCCAGGGATAG